In Pararhodobacter sp., the sequence CGCACCTGCGCCAGCCACTGCGGGCTGGGCAAGCCGGGCAGCTCCAGACGCAGGCCAGCGCCCAGCACCAGTACATGGCGATCCGCCGCGACAGGGTGATCGACAGCGGCGAGCGGACCCACGCTGACCGGCACAAACTGGCGCGCAACCGGCGCAGCCACCGCCTTGACGGGCACCTGAGCCTTCCGCTCCAGGGCTTTGAGGCGCCGGC encodes:
- the tnpA gene encoding IS66 family insertion sequence element accessory protein TnpA, translating into MSTSRGPGQAWWEMHLDAIAREGIGATAYAQREGLPVSSLYYWRRRLKALERKAQVPVKAVAAPVARQFVPVSVGPLAAVDHPVAADRHVLVLGAGLRLELPGLPSPQWLAQVRQALTEQVH